One segment of Vicia villosa cultivar HV-30 ecotype Madison, WI unplaced genomic scaffold, Vvil1.0 ctg.000168F_1_1, whole genome shotgun sequence DNA contains the following:
- the LOC131624906 gene encoding zinc finger BED domain-containing protein RICESLEEPER 1-like — translation MEVSNDSGTKKPKRLTSVVWNHFERIRKADICYAVCLHCNKRLSGSSNSGTTHLRNHLMRCLKRSNFDVSQLLTVKRRKKDNTVSLANISFDEGQRKEEFIKPAFVKFEQEHKKDEIINFVSSKFDQDRSQHDLARMIILHGYPLTLVEQVGFKVFVKNLQPLFEFLPNSNLEVSCIEIYRREKEKVSEMISKLCGRINLSIEMWSSAENTSFLCLSVHYIDEKWTLQKKILNFLTLDSSYTEDLLPEVIIKCLDEWDIDCKLFALTLDDCSVDDDITLRIKERVSEKRPFFSTRQILDVRSAAHLIISIVQDAMDALHDLIQKIRESIRYVKSSQEVQGKFNEISQRAGINSPKFLSLDNPLQWNSTYIMLETALEYRGAFSLLQEHDLSYTSNLSDEEWEWANSVAGYLKLLVEIMNIFSSNRFPTANIFFPEICDIHIQLIDWSRSSDNFLSPMALKMKAKFDKYWSKCSLALALAAVLDPRFKMKLVEYYYSLIYGSTALDHIKEVSDGIKELFNAYSICSTMVDQGSALPGSSLPSTSTGARDRLKGFDRFLETSQSQSMTSDLDKYLEEPIFPRNSEFSILNWWKVHMPRYPILSMMARDVLGTPMTTLAPELAFNTGGRVLDSSRSLLNPDTREALVCAQDWIRNESGDFNPTPLHSAPPLLLESS, via the exons ATGGAAGTATCAAATGATTCAGGCACTAAGAAACCAAAGAGATTGACGTCTGTTGTCTGGAATCACTTTGAAAGGATTAGAAAGGCTGATATATGTTATGCTGTTTGCCTACATTGCAACAAGAGACTTAGTGGATCAAGTAACAGTGGAACCACTCATCTAAGAAATCACTTGATGCGGTGTCTGAAACGATCAAACTTTGACGTTTCTCAACTACTTACAGTAAAGAGAAGGAAAAAAGATAACACTGTCAGCCTAGCAAACATTAGTTTTGATGAAGGTCAGAGGAAAGAAGAATTTATAAAGCCAGCATTCGTCAAGTTTGAACAGGAGCATAAGAAAGATGAAATCATTAACTTTGTAAGTAGTAAATTTGATCAGGATAGGAGTCAACATGATCTTGCTCGTATGATCATATTACATGGATACCCATTGACTTTGGTTGAACAAGTAGGATTCAAAGTCTTTGTCAAGAACCTCCAGCCTCTCTTTGAGTTCTTGCCAAATAGCAACTTAGAGGTTTCTTGTATAGAAATCTACAGGAGGGAGAAAGAGAAAGTGAGTGAGATGATAAGCAAATTATGTGGCAGGATTAATCTCTCAATCGAAATGTGGTCTTCGGCAGAAAACACCTCATTTTTGTGTCTATCTGTGCATTATATTGATGAGAAATGGACATTGCAGAAGAAAATTTTGAACTTTCTTACACTTGACTCTTCTTACACTGAAGACTTGCTTCCTGAAGTGATTATCAAATGCCTTGATGAATGGGATATTGACTGCAAGCTATTTGCGTTGACTCTTGATGATTGCTCTGTTGACGATGACATCACTCTCCGAATCAAAGAGCGTGTTTCCGAGAAAAGGCCTTTCTTTAGTACTCGACAAATACTTGATGTACGCTCTGCAGCACATCTCATAATTTCCATCGTTCAAGATGCCATGGATGCATTGCATGACTTGATCCAAAAAATTCGAGAGAGCATCAGATATGTTAAAAGTTCACAAGAGGTTCAAGGAAAATTTAATGAGATTTCTCAACGTGCTGGGATCAATTCTCCGAAGTTCTTATCTCTTGATAATCCACTACAATGGAATTCTACATATATCATGCTTGAAACTGCACTAGAGTACAGGGGTGCTTTTTCACTCCTCCAAGAACATGATCTCTCCTACACATCAAATCTATCCGATGAAGAGTGGGAATGGGCTAATTCTGTTGCTGGATATTTAAAACTCCTTGTTGAAATCATGAATATCTTCTCAAGCAACAGATTTCCTACAGCGAACATATTCTTCCCTGAGATCTGTGACATTCATATTCAATTAATTGACTGGAGCAGAAGCTCTGACAATTTTCTTAGTCCCATGGCTTTGAAGATGAAAGCCAAATTCGATAAGTACTGGAGCAAGTGCAGTTTGGCTTTGGCTTTAGCTGCAGTCCTAGATCCCCgatttaaaatgaagttggtcGAGTACTACTACTCCTTGATATATGGAAGCACTGCTTTGGATCATATCAAGGAAGTTTCTGACGGTATCAAAGAACTTTTCAATGCATATTCTATCTGTTCGACAATGGTTGATCAAGGCTCAGCCTTGCCTGGAAGTAGCTTACCAAGCACCAGTACTGGTGCCAGGGATAGACTAAAAGGCTTTGACAGATTCCTCGAGACATCACAGAGTCAGTCAATGACATCAGACTTGGACAAGTATTTAGAGGAACCGATATTTCCTCGTAATTCTGAGTTTAGCATCTTGAACTGGTGGAAAGTCCACATGCCCAGATACCCGATTTTGTCTATGATGGCACGAGATGTTCTTGGGACTCCAATGACTACTTTGGCACCTGAATTGGCATTTAACACAGGAGGCAGAGTGCTTGATTCTTCTCGCAGTTTGCTGAACCCAGATACACGAGAGGCTTTAGTATGCGCACAAGATTGGATCCGAAATGAATCAGGAG ATTTTAATCCAACCCCACTCCATTCTGCTCCACCTCTTCTCCTTGAATCAAGTTAA